A single window of Periophthalmus magnuspinnatus isolate fPerMag1 chromosome 9, fPerMag1.2.pri, whole genome shotgun sequence DNA harbors:
- the dph7 gene encoding diphthine methyltransferase has protein sequence MAAWKSRTRSLQVFDTELSADTVEWCPVSSDHNILVCGTYQLQKGTGEVDSTPSRTGRLYLFQFCREGPMTPPLTELQHMDTAAILDLKWCHVPVSERPLLGLAAATGDLQLYTLKDTQEGGRRLHTLSSAAVGADRLVLSLDWSTGRLDGSDIRAVCSDSAGCISVVSLEEGAVTIQSQWKAHDFEAWISAFSYWDTQVIYTGGDDCKLKGWDLRMGPSCPTFTSKQHAMGVCSIHSSPHREHLLATGSYDEHVLLWDGRNMRQPLSDSALGGGVWRLKWHPTQEHLLLAACMHNDFHILHCQQALEGSSESCPIVASYILHNSLAYGADWSRLCLDDPAPCSPLPSAHEPKLPLPESGVHLRIQYESPTASFDTSLEDDMGRYIPDNIEPPIPNPTVTPEHPCPDTDSMSCLIASCSFYDHMLHVWRWDWTPNTDQC, from the exons ATGGCTGCGTGGAAGTCTCGGACCCGCAGCCTACAGGTGTTTGACACGGAGCTGAGCGCGGACACGGTAGAGTGGTGTCCCGTCTCCTCCGATCATAACATCCTCGTGTGCGGGACATACCAGTTACAAAAAGGG ACTGGAGAAGTGGATTCTACTCCAAGTCGGACCGGTCGCTTGTACCTCTTTCAGTTTTGCCGAGAGGGACCGATGACCCCACCTTTGACAGAGCTCCAGCACATGGACACAGCTgctattttagatttaaaatg GTGTCATGTGCCCGTATCAGAGAGACCATTGCTCGGACTAGCAGCAGCCACCGGAGATCTGCAGCTGTACACTCTGAAagacactcag GAAGGCGGCCGAAGACTGCACACTCTGAGCAGTGCAGCGGTGGGAGCGGATCGGCTGGTGCTGTCTTTAGACTGGTCCACAGGCAGACTAGACGG cAGTGACATCCGTGCGGTGTGTAGTGACTCTGCAGGCTGCATTAGTGTCGTGTCACTGGAAGAGGGCGCTGTAACCATTCAATCTCAATGGAAAGCTCATGACTTTGAGGCCTGGATCTCTGCTTTCTCTTATTGGGACACACAAGTCATTTATACTG gCGGTGATGACTGTAAACTCAAGGGATGGGATCTCAGAATGGGTCCTTCCTGTCCCACTTTCACCAGTAAACA GCATGCAATGGGAGTGTGCAGTATTCACAGTAGTCCACATCGAGAGCACCTTCTCGCCACAGGCAG CTACGACGAGCACGTCTTGTTGTGGGATGGCAGAAACATGCGGCAGCCCCTCAGTGACAGTGCGCTGGGCGGAGGGGTGTGGAGGCTTAAGTGGCATCCCACTCAAGAGCACCTCCTGCTGGCCGCCTGCATGCACAATGACTTCCACATCCTGCACTGCCAACAGGCTTTAG AGGGCAGCAGTGAATCCTGTCCGATTGTGGCCTCTTACATCCTCCACAACTCTTTGGCGTACGGTGCAGACTGGTCCCGCCTCTGTTTGGAtgaccccgccccctgctcccccctcccttctgcaCACGAACCAAAGCTGCCCCTCCCAGAGTCAGGGGTCCACCTCAGAATCCAGTACGAGTCTCCCACAGCCAGCTTTGACACCTCCTTAGAAGACGATATGGGGCGGTACATACCAGACAACATTGAACCCCCAATCCCTAATCCCACTGTCACCCCTGAGCACCCCTGTCCCGACACAGACTCCATGTCCTGTTTAATTGCAAGCTGCTCTTTCTACGATCACATGCTTCACGTGTGGAGGTGGGACTGGACTCCGAATACAGACCAATGTTAA